A genomic window from Elaeis guineensis isolate ETL-2024a chromosome 3, EG11, whole genome shotgun sequence includes:
- the LOC105042288 gene encoding photosystem II D1 precursor processing protein PSB27-H2, chloroplastic produces MISSLSLPENCCCCSAKRIKKKAKQFSPYKLQVKGSSIISSNESLVNRRLAIFCSGASLFSSITANYNLTALPAKAEEKNPEDKEAEGDAGVIGAIKSFLDPNEKTKSGKVLPKAYLKAARAVVKTLRESLEEGTKDVAKFRRNADAAKESIREYLSGWRGQQAVVAEESYAALEKAIRSLANFYSNAGPFATPSDEVKASILNDLETAEASL; encoded by the exons AtgatttcttctctctctttaccAGAAAATTGCTGCTGTTGCTCTGCAAAACGCATTAAAAAGAAGGCAAAACAGTTCTCTCCCT ACAAACTGCAAGTGAAAGGTTCTTCAATCATATCTTCCAATGAAAGTTTGGTTAACAGAAGGCTTGCGATATTTTGTAGTGGTGCCTCTTTATTTTCCAGTATAACAGCAAATTATAACTTAACTGCATTACCCGCCAAGGCAGAAGAAAAAAACCCAGAAGATAAGGAGGCTGAGGGTGATGCTGGTGTTATTGGAGCAATCAAATCCTTTTTGGATCCCAATGAGAAAACAAAATCTGGTAAAGTACTGCCAAAGGCCTACTTAAAGGCTGCAAGGGCAGTAGTGAAGACACTTAGAGAGTCTCTAGAGGAAGGTACAAAGGATGTCGCCAAATTCAGAAGGAATGCTGATGCTGCAAAGGAGTCTATTAGAGAGTACTTAAGTGGTTGGAGGGGACAGCAAGCAGTTGTAGCAGAG GAGTCATATGCTGCTCTGGAGAAAGCAATAAGATCATTGGCCAATTTCTATTCAAATGCAGGCCCCTTTGCTACACCATCAGATGAGGTTAAAGCAAGCATTCTGAATGACTTAGAGACTGCAGAGGCCTCTCTGTAA